The following coding sequences are from one Candidatus Bathyarchaeota archaeon window:
- a CDS encoding Lrp/AsnC ligand binding domain-containing protein, producing the protein MATAFVLINAEIGAESDVLRELKEIPEVKEAHMVYGVYDIIARVETETMQELKDVISWKIRRLDKVRSTLTMIVV; encoded by the coding sequence TTGGCTACAGCCTTCGTCCTTATAAATGCTGAGATTGGAGCTGAGAGCGATGTCTTGAGGGAGTTGAAGGAGATACCCGAGGTCAAGGAGGCCCATATGGTCTACGGCGTCTACGACATCATAGCCCGTGTTGAGACCGAGACCATGCAGGAGCTAAAGGATGTGATAAGCTGGAAGATCAGGCGGCTTGACAAGGTTCGATCTACATTAACAATGATCGTAGTGTAA